CTGATGCAACCATGAAGCAAATGGCTCAATCCATCATTACAGCTCAGCAGACAGAGATTGCCCAGTTGACATCGTTTTTAAAATCACATCCGGCACACGGCAACGACCCGGATTTCGACATGCAACAGATGATGGATATGCAAAAAGGCATGAAACAAGCCGATCTACAGATTATCGATGGAAGGATCGATCACGATTTCGCCATACTTATGATTGGGCATCACCAAACGGCAACTGAAAATTCACGCTTAGAACTTTTGAAGGGTTCGGAAAATGCGATGAAAACGATGGCCCAAAGTATTATAGACAGCCAAACCAAAGAGATCGGTCAGTTTCAGGATTGGCTGCTGGCAAATGGTAATAAATAACTTCATCATTCATTAATTCTAACCATATAATCGAAAAATTATGTCACATCAAAAATTCAAAGATTGCATTGATGCTTGTGTAGCATGTGCGGTTGCTTGTAGCCATTGCGCTACAGAATGCTTAAATGAGGAAGAAGTCAAAATGATGGCAAGGTGTATTCAACTTGATTTGGAGTGTGCGACCGTTTGCCGTTCAGCGGCGGAGTTGATGAGTTTAGGCAGTGAGTATAGCGCGCATATGTGCCGTATCTGTGCCGATGTTTGCAAAGCATGTGCGGAAGAATGCGAAAAACATGCGCAGATGGGCATGGAACACTGTAGCGAATGTGCGGAAACATGCCGCAAATGCGCTGAAGCCTGTGAACAAATGGCTACTAGTGTTTGATTATGAAATGACACTTTTGGTACGCTTGACATTATTGCAGCAAATGTTTCGTCAAAAAGAAATCAAGGTGAGATTATGCCGATTATTATTTTAAAGTAAACGATGTCCAATCTATATCAACAGGAACTTATCCACAAGTTTGAGCGGTGTGCTGAGATTTGTGGATACTGTTCCGCTCAAAATATGCAACAGGCTTCCTTACCTGAGTTGGAAACGGGAATACGCATGACTTTGGATTGTGCGTCTGTTTGCCGGGCAATGGCGTTAGAGCTGACAATGGATGACATCACTACCCCACATTTATGCCAGGTTTGTGCATTTATTTGTACTTCCTGCGGAGAAGAACTCGAAAGGCTCTGCGGCATGGGAATTGAACATAGCAGTGAATGCAGTCAGGCTTGCGCGGAATGTGCGCAAGCCTGTCAGTATATACTTTCGCGGCTGAATTGCTTAAATTAAAAAACCACCTATTTAAATTGGTAGAACAGATGGAAAAAGAACAAACAGAGAGGACAAACAAACCCCGTGCAATACAGAAGGAACTGATCGTTGTATCAGGTGCCAGCGGGTTGATAGGTACCGCGCTTATTGAAAAGCTGGCTTCAAGATTTCTTATTGCAGGATTAGACAACGCCGGTTATCCTTTTCCACCTGCCGAAGCTGAATGCATTTGTGTTGACCTTACCTCTGATCAAAGCGTCGAATTTGCTTTTGAACGGATTCGGTATGCTTACGGAAACCAAATTGCATCTGTAGTACATCTGGCAGCTTATTACGATTTTTTAGGAAAGCCTTCTGACTTATATGATAAAGTAACGGTCAAAGGGACGGAAAGGTTATTAAAAAATCTTCAGAAATTTAAGGTAGACCAGTTTTTATTTTCGAGTAGTATGCTTGTATATAAACCATCATCGCCGGGCGTAAAAATGGACGAGGAATGGCCGCTGAAGCCTAAGTGGGACTACCCTAAGTCAAAAGTGGCAACTGAAAAAGTTCTGAACGAGAAAAGAGGTAAAATTCCGGTCGTGATAATGCGTATAGCAGGCGTTTATGACGAACAGGGCAATTCAATACCCATTACTAACCAGATACAGCGTATTTATGAAGAGCAGATCAGTGCAAGGCTTTACCCTGGCGATATATCTCATGGCAGTACGTATGTTCACCTTGATGATCTGGTAGATTCTATTGTTAAAGTCATAGACAAAAGGAAAGAGTTGCCTCCAAAAGTGATCTTGAATATCGGAGATAACGAAACCTTAGCTTATCAGGAACTACAGGATATCATCACTAAAGCAATTAATGGCAAAAAATCAGACATCATTCGGATACCGAAGTGGTTTGCCAAAACCGGCGCATTTATGTTAAATCTTTTTGGCAAGGCATTTATAAAGCCCTGGATGATCGATTTGGCGGATGATCATTTCGAGCTGGACAGTACGAAAGCAAAACAGGTGATCGACTGGAGGCCAAAACATGCGCTAAGCGATACCTTGCCAGAAATTGTTAAAAATCTAAAAGCAAACCCAGAGAAGTTCTATAAGGTAAATAAACTAAAAAAATAACCCCACTATGGTTTAACCAAATTCTAATTATATGAAGCAGCACGATGATTCTTCCATGTCGCCGCAAGGTGAACCATTTTCCCAAAAGCAGCTGGCAGATCAAACAAAAATGATCGTTGAACATTACAATAACTTGTATTGGACACACGTTACGAATGTCCTGCTCGGTTTTTTTCTTATGGCAGCACCTTTTACGTTTGGTTATAAAAGTGCCGCAATGACCTATAGCGATCTTATCAGCGGGGTGCTTCTGGTTATCTTTAGTTTACTTTCGGCTAACCCTTTCCGCCTTTGGGCACCATGGGCTTCTGCGTTTGTTGGTGTATGGCTCCTGTTCGCTCCGCTGATTTTTTGGTCACCCGACGCGACAGCTTACATAACTGATAGTATAGCCGGTGTCTTTGCCATCGGTTTATCGGTGCTTATTCCGGAAATGCCTGGTATGATGCAGATGATGATGACGATGCCTCCGGGGCCAGATACGCCGCCGGGCTGGTCGTACAATCCTTCAACCTGGCTGCAACGCACTCCCATTATCATACTGGGCTGGATCGGTTTTTTTTGTTCCCGCTATTTAACCGCTTATCAATTAGGCTATATCCATCACGCCTGGGACCCTTTTTTTAGCATGGGAACTGAAAAGGTTTTAACCTCCTCGGTTTCTAAATCTTTCCCTATATCTGATGCCGGTCTGGGTAACCTTTCCTATACCATAGAAGCGCTGATGGGCTATATGGGTATGTCGAACCGGTGGCGTACGATGCCATGGATGGTCAGCTTTTTTGGTATACTGGTCATTCCGCTCGGTGTGATCAGCATCGTGTTGATTACATTGCAGCCGGTTTCCGTTGGACACTGGTGTACTATTTGTCTTACAACTGCTGTCGCTATGGTCGTAATGATACCCCTTACACTGGATGAAGTGGTAGCTATGATCCAATTTTTAACCAGACGGGTAAAAGAAGGCAAGCCTTTTTGGCGTACTTTTTGGATGGGCGACACGGTTAAAGGCGGCAGTAAAGATGTGCGCACTCCGCTATTTACGGATTCGATTTCCAAAACACTTCCGGCTATGGGCTGGGGAATGAACCTGCCCTGGAGTTTACTGTTGTGCACAGCTATAGGGTTGTGGTGGATGTTGTATCCTGGAAATTTCAATATAACCGGTAAAACCGCTAATTACTTTACAACGCTTGGGGCATTAGTGGTCACTTTTTCGGTGATTGCCATGGCGGAGGTTGGCCGGACCTTACGGTTCCTTAATTTTATTTTCGTCCTTTGGCTGATCGCAGCCATACTTCTGGTAAAAGGGGTGCCGCCTTTTGCTTTATGGAACGGCATAGTGTCCGGTCTGGTATTGCTGGCCCTTAGTTTACCAAAAGGAAGGATAAAGGAAAAATACGGAACATTTAACCGATATATTTTTTAAACAGCGGCACCGTGGCATAGAGCGTAACAATGAAACCTATTAAATAAGACCACAGCTAAAAGTATTTTAATTGTTTACGTTCTAACGACTACGGTAACTGTTTTGTAATGGCCCGGATGCGGTGAAAGGAAAAGTTATTGGCGGCCAATAATTTTGGCACATGTCATAAAATTGACTCGCTACCGGAAGGGCCGGCCCGGGCCGATGGTTACCATCGGACATAAGGAGGAA
This region of Mucilaginibacter inviolabilis genomic DNA includes:
- a CDS encoding vitamin K epoxide reductase family protein, whose protein sequence is MKQHDDSSMSPQGEPFSQKQLADQTKMIVEHYNNLYWTHVTNVLLGFFLMAAPFTFGYKSAAMTYSDLISGVLLVIFSLLSANPFRLWAPWASAFVGVWLLFAPLIFWSPDATAYITDSIAGVFAIGLSVLIPEMPGMMQMMMTMPPGPDTPPGWSYNPSTWLQRTPIIILGWIGFFCSRYLTAYQLGYIHHAWDPFFSMGTEKVLTSSVSKSFPISDAGLGNLSYTIEALMGYMGMSNRWRTMPWMVSFFGILVIPLGVISIVLITLQPVSVGHWCTICLTTAVAMVVMIPLTLDEVVAMIQFLTRRVKEGKPFWRTFWMGDTVKGGSKDVRTPLFTDSISKTLPAMGWGMNLPWSLLLCTAIGLWWMLYPGNFNITGKTANYFTTLGALVVTFSVIAMAEVGRTLRFLNFIFVLWLIAAILLVKGVPPFALWNGIVSGLVLLALSLPKGRIKEKYGTFNRYIF
- a CDS encoding DUF305 domain-containing protein, which codes for MKILFKLSILTAFMAICSACKKDNSNQLQLQAHDQNQMMAIMHATMAKMDTLKMTKDPDNDFALMMRIHHQGAIDMANLELKSGTDATMKQMAQSIITAQQTEIAQLTSFLKSHPAHGNDPDFDMQQMMDMQKGMKQADLQIIDGRIDHDFAILMIGHHQTATENSRLELLKGSENAMKTMAQSIIDSQTKEIGQFQDWLLANGNK
- a CDS encoding NAD-dependent epimerase/dehydratase family protein, producing the protein MEKEQTERTNKPRAIQKELIVVSGASGLIGTALIEKLASRFLIAGLDNAGYPFPPAEAECICVDLTSDQSVEFAFERIRYAYGNQIASVVHLAAYYDFLGKPSDLYDKVTVKGTERLLKNLQKFKVDQFLFSSSMLVYKPSSPGVKMDEEWPLKPKWDYPKSKVATEKVLNEKRGKIPVVIMRIAGVYDEQGNSIPITNQIQRIYEEQISARLYPGDISHGSTYVHLDDLVDSIVKVIDKRKELPPKVILNIGDNETLAYQELQDIITKAINGKKSDIIRIPKWFAKTGAFMLNLFGKAFIKPWMIDLADDHFELDSTKAKQVIDWRPKHALSDTLPEIVKNLKANPEKFYKVNKLKK
- a CDS encoding four-helix bundle copper-binding protein, with the protein product MSHQKFKDCIDACVACAVACSHCATECLNEEEVKMMARCIQLDLECATVCRSAAELMSLGSEYSAHMCRICADVCKACAEECEKHAQMGMEHCSECAETCRKCAEACEQMATSV